The region GCCTCCAGTTCGTCGAGGTTCGGGAGGAGCAGGTCCACCCGGTCCAGGACCCCGCGCAGCAGCGCCGGGTCGGTCGCGGGCTGCGGGTCCAGGGACGTGCTCACCCCGGCCGCCCGCGCCGCCGCCAGCACGGCCAGCCCCGCCTCGCGGGACGACGGGTCCGCCAGCACGTACCCGGAGAGGTGCAGGTGAGCGGCACCGGCGAGCAGGTCCCCGGGCAGGTCGGCGGGGGAGAGACGGCCCGCCGCGCCGCGGTCCGAGTACATCGTGCGCTCGCCGTGCCCACCCGCGGTCGACGGCGGGTCCAGCAGGACGAGGACCGTGCACGTCGGCAGGTCCGGGTCGACGGCCACCGCCGTCCGGACGCCGGCGGCAGCCAGTTCGGCAACGGCGTCGCGGCCCGGCTGGTCGTCGCCGACCCGGGCGACGAGCGTCGGCGCGGCCCCGAAGTGGGCGAGCCAGGCGGCGGTGTTCGCACCCGCGCCGCCGGGGGTCCGCCGGATCCGGGCGGACACGTCGGCGCCCGGCGCGGGCGGGGCGGCGGGGGCGACCAGGACGTCGATCCCGAGGTCGCCGACGACGATCACCGTCATCCGGCGAGCGCGACCGCGACCTGCGCCGCGAGGGCCGCGTTGGCCTGGACGAGCGCGATGTTCGTGGCCAGGCTCGCGCCGTCGCTGGCCGTGTGGAAGTGCTCCAGCAGCGCGGGGGTGACGTCCTTGCCGGTGACCCCGCGCTCGGCGAGCAGCGCCAGGCCCTCGGCGAGCAGGCGGTCGTGCAGGGCGAGGTCGAGCTCGTCGGCCCCGGGGACGGGCTGGGCCAGCACCAGCCCGGAGCCGCCGCCGAGCGCCCGGTGGGCCCGCCAGACGGCCGCGGCCTCGTCCGGGCCGTTGACGCGCCAGGGAACCGGATGCCCGGAGTCCCGCCGGTAGAAGCCGGGGAAGGCGTCCGTACGGTACCCGAGCACCGGCACCGACTCGGTCTCCAGCACCTCCAGGGTCGCGCCGACGTCCAGGATCGACTTCACCCCGGAGCACACCACCAGGATCGGGGTGCGGGCCAGCCCGGCGAGGTCCGCGGAGACGTCCCAGGTGTCCCGGGCGCCGCGGTGCACGCCGCCGAGGCCGCCGGTGGCGAAGACCGGGACCCCGGCCGCGGCGGCGAGGGCGGCGGTGGCGGCGACGGTCGTCGCACCGTCCCTGCCGAGGCCCACGGCC is a window of Pseudonocardia sp. T1-2H DNA encoding:
- a CDS encoding carbohydrate kinase family protein, with the translated sequence MTVIVVGDLGIDVLVAPAAPPAPGADVSARIRRTPGGAGANTAAWLAHFGAAPTLVARVGDDQPGRDAVAELAAAGVRTAVAVDPDLPTCTVLVLLDPPSTAGGHGERTMYSDRGAAGRLSPADLPGDLLAGAAHLHLSGYVLADPSSREAGLAVLAAARAAGVSTSLDPQPATDPALLRGVLDRVDLLLPNLDELEALTGSRDPGSAWALVEGGAGAVAVTLGAEGAVWVDFHGPQHVAAAPTRVVDPTGAGDAFDAGVIAARVDGADGPRAAAAGCAAAAIAVGRHGARPG
- a CDS encoding pseudouridine-5'-phosphate glycosidase, giving the protein MPHVATAPVLSPSVADALASGRGVVALESTLLAHGLPAPENRKAADELEATVRAQGAEPATVAVLDGVPYIGLDEGQLDRVCAGGLDKLSVRDLGVAVGLGRDGATTVAATAALAAAAGVPVFATGGLGGVHRGARDTWDVSADLAGLARTPILVVCSGVKSILDVGATLEVLETESVPVLGYRTDAFPGFYRRDSGHPVPWRVNGPDEAAAVWRAHRALGGGSGLVLAQPVPGADELDLALHDRLLAEGLALLAERGVTGKDVTPALLEHFHTASDGASLATNIALVQANAALAAQVAVALAG